In Dissulfuribacter thermophilus, a genomic segment contains:
- the cas6 gene encoding type I-MYXAN CRISPR-associated protein Cas6/Cmx6 yields MDSEHTINLCYKVKGDTLPVDHGFALFGSISKILPHFHSETRVGLRFIRGRYVGNGLLSIKPISELVLRMPSSLIPEYLSLSGKSLDISGHRVDIGVPLTKPLIPATALYAHLVTTKNGHNEERFKQEIVRQMKGLNVRGKFKLGKRRTFKVHGKQVVGYSLLISELTAEESIVLQEHGLGGRRKMGCGFFEPWRPKNAI; encoded by the coding sequence ATGGATTCAGAACACACAATCAATCTTTGTTATAAAGTCAAAGGAGACACATTGCCAGTTGATCATGGATTTGCCCTATTTGGCAGCATAAGTAAAATATTACCTCATTTTCATTCAGAAACACGTGTTGGCTTAAGATTTATTAGGGGCCGGTACGTGGGCAATGGTCTTCTTTCCATCAAACCAATATCAGAATTAGTGCTCAGAATGCCAAGTTCGCTTATTCCAGAATATTTATCACTCTCAGGGAAAAGCCTGGATATTTCAGGACACAGAGTGGATATAGGTGTCCCTCTAACCAAGCCTCTTATCCCTGCAACTGCACTTTATGCCCATTTGGTAACCACAAAAAACGGTCATAATGAGGAAAGATTTAAACAGGAAATTGTAAGGCAAATGAAGGGACTGAACGTAAGAGGGAAATTCAAGCTTGGTAAAAGACGCACTTTTAAAGTGCATGGGAAACAGGTGGTTGGATATTCTTTACTTATTTCAGAATTAACTGCTGAGGAATCCATTGTTTTGCAAGAACATGGTCTGGGAGGCAGACGCAAAATGGGCTGTGGTTTTTTTGAACCGTGGAGGCCCAAAAATGCAATTTAA